The proteins below are encoded in one region of Corvus hawaiiensis isolate bCorHaw1 chromosome 3, bCorHaw1.pri.cur, whole genome shotgun sequence:
- the LOC125323445 gene encoding uncharacterized protein LOC125323445 isoform X1 has protein sequence MKKKGMETQKDEHPSVEKPVKKRSDGSKKPQATLPSSKRVKSTSDGRLLRRPKAQVTLPPAVEETESLQKLYNLLEAKEFKTRMEGVALLLDLCKSSPQLVSTNTVQIFDYFVPRLGDTHKKVKQKALDVLAEIVGILKDGLNPVIICLVEGITNNLNSKDPGVYAAAVKALEESMAHLGKAEPWHGLSSSVSLPLRVKRTLSALTAVVVCGNLQLTSTRSCAGAVLTHQSPTRLECASAFPKSPRSPWLCAACLKRKCWTTALLEFRAKGIFGVCLGPS, from the exons atgaagaagaaa GGGATGGAAACGCAGAAGGATGAACACCCATCTGTCgagaagcctgtgaagaagaggagcgatggctcgaagaagccccaggccacattgccttctagtaaacg ggTGAAGTCTACCTCTGATGGACGCCTCCTACGCCGCCCAAAAGCCCAGGTCACGTTACCTCCGGCTGTGGAAGAAACGGAGTCGCTCCAGAAGCTGTACaatctcctggaagccaaggagtttaagacacggatggaaggagtggcactcctcctagacctgtgcaaaagcagcccccagctcgtcTCCACTAACACTGTCCAA atttttgattattttgtcccGAGACTTGGTGATACgcacaagaaagtgaagcagaaggcgCTGGACGTGCTGGCTGAAATCGTAGGCATCCTGAAAGATGGCTTAAACCCGGTGATCATCTGTCTGGttgaaggaataacaaacaaCCTAAACTCAAAGGACCCCGGGGTTTATGCCGCAGCTGTGAAAGCGCTGGAAGAATCCATGGCTCACTTAGgtaaggctgagccctggcatggactctcctcaagtgtgtctctgcctctgcgagtcaagagaacgctgagtgccttgacagctgttgttgtctgtggaaacctccagctgacatccaccagaagctgtgcaggtgcagtccTTACGCACCAGTCCCCCACCAGGCTTGAATGTGCatcagcatttcccaaaagtcccaggagcccttggctctgtgctgcttgtctgaagaggaagtgctggactacagctttgctggaattcagggccaaagggatttttggagtttgCCTGGGCCCCAGTTGA
- the LOC125323445 gene encoding TOG array regulator of axonemal microtubules protein 2-like isoform X2, with amino-acid sequence MKKKGMETQKDEHPSVEKPVKKRSDGSKKPQATLPSSKRVKSTSDGRLLRRPKAQVTLPPAVEETESLQKLYNLLEAKEFKTRMEGVALLLDLCKSSPQLVSTNTVQIFDYFVPRLGDTHKKVKQKALDVLAEIVGILKDGLNPVIICLVEGITNNLNSKDPGVYAAAVKALEESMAHLALVAWVYPRSPEVVQRYALPVLWSFLGNKALPVRSANVRTVVTKLACALYKVMGAKLRKHAASQPPHVRENLSDILGW; translated from the exons atgaagaagaaa GGGATGGAAACGCAGAAGGATGAACACCCATCTGTCgagaagcctgtgaagaagaggagcgatggctcgaagaagccccaggccacattgccttctagtaaacg ggTGAAGTCTACCTCTGATGGACGCCTCCTACGCCGCCCAAAAGCCCAGGTCACGTTACCTCCGGCTGTGGAAGAAACGGAGTCGCTCCAGAAGCTGTACaatctcctggaagccaaggagtttaagacacggatggaaggagtggcactcctcctagacctgtgcaaaagcagcccccagctcgtcTCCACTAACACTGTCCAA atttttgattattttgtcccGAGACTTGGTGATACgcacaagaaagtgaagcagaaggcgCTGGACGTGCTGGCTGAAATCGTAGGCATCCTGAAAGATGGCTTAAACCCGGTGATCATCTGTCTGGttgaaggaataacaaacaaCCTAAACTCAAAGGACCCCGGGGTTTATGCCGCAGCTGTGAAAGCGCTGGAAGAATCCATGGCTCACTTAG CGCTTGTGGCATGGGTTTATCCCAGGAGCCCCGAAGTCGTCCAGCGCTacgccctgcccgtgctctggTCCTTCCTGGGGAACAAGGCGCTGCCTGTCCGAAGCGCCAATGTCCGCACTGTGGTCACCAAGCTTGCCTGCGCCCTCTACAAGGTGATGGGCGCCAAGCTGAGGAagcatgctgccagccagcctccgCATGTGCGGGAAAACCTCTCCGACATTTTGGGCTGGTGA